In Agromyces sp. G08B096, a genomic segment contains:
- a CDS encoding carbohydrate ABC transporter permease, which produces MKVSPIERAANYVVLVAFALIVLGPIAVIVSLAFGPQNASAAREGGWFHPENFPEAWEIGRFGQYMLTSVVVAVIVVVVSVLASILAGYALGTMKFRGAGVVFSVFLLGIMVPTEAFIVPLYFDLRILGLTNTVWGVALPQIAMSIAFGTYWMRTYFRTSSRALIDAARLDGAGSMRILWQVLVPIGRPAVLTLVLLTFMWTWNEFLIPLVMSPNGSVRTAPLGLAFFQGQYTQGTALLAAGAVMVALPIVVLYVFLQRHFIKGMIEGAVRE; this is translated from the coding sequence GTGAAGGTGTCGCCGATCGAACGCGCCGCGAACTACGTCGTGCTCGTCGCGTTCGCGCTCATCGTCCTCGGCCCGATCGCCGTCATCGTCTCGCTCGCCTTCGGCCCGCAGAACGCGTCGGCCGCGCGGGAGGGCGGATGGTTCCACCCGGAGAACTTCCCCGAGGCCTGGGAGATCGGCCGCTTCGGCCAGTACATGCTGACCTCGGTCGTGGTCGCCGTCATCGTGGTCGTCGTCTCGGTGCTCGCGTCGATCCTCGCCGGATACGCGCTCGGCACCATGAAGTTCCGCGGGGCCGGGGTCGTGTTCTCCGTGTTCCTGCTCGGCATCATGGTGCCCACGGAGGCGTTCATCGTGCCGCTCTACTTCGACCTGCGGATCCTGGGGCTCACGAACACGGTCTGGGGCGTCGCCCTGCCGCAGATCGCGATGTCGATCGCGTTCGGCACGTACTGGATGCGGACGTACTTCCGCACGTCGAGCCGCGCGCTCATCGACGCGGCCCGCCTCGACGGCGCGGGCTCCATGCGGATCCTCTGGCAGGTGCTCGTGCCGATCGGCCGTCCCGCGGTCCTGACGCTCGTGCTGCTGACGTTCATGTGGACGTGGAACGAATTCCTCATCCCGCTCGTGATGTCGCCGAACGGCTCCGTGCGCACCGCGCCGCTCGGTCTCGCGTTCTTCCAGGGGCAGTACACGCAGGGCACGGCGCTCCTCGCGGCGGGCGCGGTCATGGTGGCGCTGCCGATCGTGGTGCTCTACGTCTTCCTCCAGCGGCATTTCATCAAGGGGATGATCGAGGGCGCCGTGCGCGAGTGA
- a CDS encoding sugar ABC transporter permease, which produces MSDGSTTIGRSATRRSARSAWVPWAYLAPAILLYGAFLLFPLGRAAQYSLFEWDGLGASTFVGLANYAEILQDPRLREAFWHALVLVFFYAVLPLAIGLLLASLLTRAQVRGLGFFRSVIFLPQVIAMVVVAVTWRQIYAPDGPLNGFLRLIGLGALARPWLGDYTFTLPAVGLIGTWVCTGLVTVLLMAGMSRVPRELYEAARLDGSGPAREFFAITLPMVRGEITVALTLTIVAALKTFDLVYVTTSGGPGTSTTVPSYEIYRRAFELGEVGVATAVGVVLTIIVFAINGVVNLIGDRK; this is translated from the coding sequence ATGAGTGACGGCTCGACCACGATCGGGCGGAGCGCCACGCGGCGCTCCGCCCGATCGGCGTGGGTTCCGTGGGCGTACCTGGCTCCGGCCATCCTGCTCTATGGAGCGTTCCTGCTCTTCCCGCTGGGCCGGGCCGCGCAGTACTCGCTGTTCGAATGGGACGGGCTCGGGGCATCCACCTTCGTGGGACTCGCGAACTACGCCGAGATCCTGCAGGATCCCCGTCTCCGCGAAGCGTTCTGGCACGCCCTCGTGCTCGTGTTCTTCTACGCGGTGCTGCCGCTCGCGATCGGACTGCTGCTCGCGAGCCTGCTGACGCGCGCACAGGTGCGGGGGCTCGGCTTCTTCCGCAGCGTGATCTTCCTGCCGCAGGTCATCGCCATGGTCGTCGTCGCCGTCACCTGGCGCCAGATCTACGCGCCCGACGGTCCGCTCAACGGGTTCCTGCGCCTGATCGGGCTCGGTGCGCTGGCCCGCCCGTGGCTCGGCGACTACACGTTCACCCTGCCCGCGGTCGGGCTCATCGGCACCTGGGTCTGCACGGGCCTCGTGACCGTGCTGCTCATGGCCGGAATGAGCCGGGTGCCGCGCGAGCTGTACGAGGCCGCCCGGCTCGATGGATCGGGCCCGGCGCGCGAGTTCTTCGCCATCACGCTGCCGATGGTGCGCGGGGAGATCACGGTCGCCCTCACGCTCACGATCGTCGCGGCGCTGAAGACCTTCGACCTCGTCTACGTCACAACGAGCGGCGGGCCGGGCACGTCGACGACGGTGCCGAGCTATGAGATCTACCGGCGGGCGTTCGAGCTCGGCGAGGTCGGCGTGGCGACCGCCGTGGGCGTCGTGCTGACCATCATCGTCTTCGCCATCAACGGCGTCGTGAACCTGATCGGAGATCGCAAGTGA
- a CDS encoding DeoR/GlpR family DNA-binding transcription regulator codes for MLTATRQAQILNSLRTDGEVTVEELAVQFGVSLSTIRRDLNALSAEGLLRRVRGGGSIEPDQIPFIDVERQHAPEKSRVAERAAALVAEGDVVIIDIGTTTALLARQLRGRRITVITSSLAVIDELRDDDVVELIVLGGAVRKNYNSMIGTLTEQALAQIRATTCFLGTSGVRADGTISDTTGMEVPVKRAMIESSQRTVVLADASKFPGVGVLSVCGPEQISAVVTNDDADAATLEVLRQAGVEVMVA; via the coding sequence ATGCTCACAGCAACGCGGCAGGCTCAGATCCTGAACTCCCTGCGCACCGACGGCGAAGTCACCGTCGAAGAGCTCGCCGTGCAGTTCGGCGTCTCGCTCTCGACGATCCGCCGCGACCTCAACGCCCTCAGCGCCGAGGGCCTGCTGCGCCGTGTGCGCGGCGGGGGCAGCATCGAGCCCGACCAGATCCCCTTCATCGACGTCGAGCGTCAGCACGCGCCCGAGAAGTCGCGCGTCGCCGAGCGCGCGGCCGCGCTCGTCGCGGAGGGCGACGTCGTCATCATCGACATCGGCACCACGACCGCCCTGCTCGCGCGACAGCTCCGCGGCCGCCGCATCACGGTGATCACCTCGAGCCTCGCGGTCATCGACGAACTCCGCGACGACGACGTCGTGGAGCTCATCGTGCTCGGCGGCGCGGTGCGCAAGAACTACAACTCGATGATCGGCACCCTCACCGAGCAGGCGCTCGCGCAGATCCGTGCGACGACCTGCTTCCTCGGCACGAGCGGCGTCCGCGCCGACGGCACCATCTCCGACACCACGGGCATGGAGGTGCCCGTCAAACGGGCCATGATCGAGTCGTCCCAGCGCACCGTCGTGCTCGCCGACGCCTCGAAGTTCCCCGGCGTCGGGGTGCTGAGCGTGTGCGGCCCGGAGCAGATCTCCGCGGTCGTCACGAACGACGACGCCGACGCGGCGACCCTCGAGGTGCTGCGCCAGGCCGGCGTGGAGGTGATGGTCGCGTGA
- a CDS encoding GntR family transcriptional regulator, with the protein MAHHSSLRADRLDRGADTPLWQQLAGVLREAIREGELSPDQALPSEAELIDRFGVSRTVVRDALGELVREGLIYKIRAKGSFVSPAKPALRFIGSTVGSADDLSATGRAVTTRVLAVDEGPADEDEAAALRLDDGAEVVRLRRLRAVDGVPWLLVDTALPKALFPGVARANLENRSLYEHLRRHYGVTPKGADRWIEAVIPTPEQAELLQLEPGRPALAIESISWRDDGTPIEYYRGLHRSGEPRFHVGIR; encoded by the coding sequence ATGGCCCACCACAGCTCGCTTCGCGCAGACCGGCTCGACCGGGGCGCGGACACGCCGCTCTGGCAGCAACTCGCCGGTGTGCTCCGCGAGGCGATCCGCGAGGGTGAGCTCTCCCCCGACCAGGCGCTGCCGTCGGAGGCCGAGCTCATCGATCGATTCGGCGTCTCGCGGACGGTCGTCCGCGACGCGCTCGGCGAACTCGTGCGCGAGGGCCTCATCTACAAGATCCGCGCGAAGGGCTCGTTCGTCTCCCCGGCGAAGCCCGCCCTGCGCTTCATCGGCAGCACCGTCGGCTCGGCCGACGACCTCAGCGCGACCGGCCGTGCCGTCACGACGCGAGTCCTGGCCGTCGACGAGGGGCCGGCCGACGAAGACGAGGCCGCGGCGCTGCGACTCGACGACGGCGCCGAGGTCGTGCGCCTCCGACGGCTGCGCGCCGTCGACGGCGTGCCATGGCTGCTGGTGGACACCGCCCTGCCCAAGGCGCTGTTCCCCGGCGTCGCCCGGGCCAACCTCGAGAACCGCTCGCTCTACGAGCATCTGCGCCGGCACTACGGGGTGACGCCGAAGGGCGCGGACCGCTGGATCGAGGCGGTCATCCCGACGCCCGAGCAGGCCGAACTCCTGCAACTCGAACCCGGCCGGCCGGCGCTCGCCATCGAGTCGATCTCCTGGCGCGACGACGGCACCCCCATCGAGTACTACCGCGGGCTGCACCGCAGCGGCGAGCCCCGGTTCCACGTCGGCATCCGCTGA
- a CDS encoding PfkB family carbohydrate kinase: MAERAADDRVDVLLTGPVFFDLVFTEVNGAPRPGTEVHADGLAASPGGVANLAVATARLGLSTSLAATIGDDVYGRWCWDVLGDHEGIDLARSRLVPGWPTPVTVSIASGSDRSMVTREEVAPHTAAELVAGAAARATFVDLGAARGREPDAWWRDAAHTGTKIFADIGWDSSERWDPADLAPLADCFAFTPNESEAMAYTRTDSALAAARALADLVPLVVVTRGEHGAVAIDSASGDEVVVPAVPARGTDATGAGDVFGAALVLGTLRDWALPDRLSFAALCAALAVEQPGGALAAPGWGDLADWRSRVRAAGDAELAARFAFLDEAPDETSGRRRAEFTLPFAEYGATAARRSFPDKRGTS; this comes from the coding sequence GTGGCGGAACGGGCTGCCGACGACCGCGTCGACGTGCTGCTCACCGGGCCGGTGTTCTTCGACCTGGTGTTCACCGAGGTGAACGGCGCGCCCCGCCCGGGCACCGAGGTCCACGCAGACGGCCTCGCCGCGAGCCCCGGAGGCGTGGCCAACCTCGCCGTCGCGACCGCCCGGCTCGGCCTGTCCACCTCCCTCGCCGCGACGATCGGCGACGACGTCTACGGTCGCTGGTGCTGGGACGTCCTCGGCGACCACGAGGGCATCGACCTCGCGCGCTCGCGCCTCGTGCCCGGCTGGCCCACCCCGGTCACCGTCTCGATCGCCTCCGGCAGCGATCGCAGCATGGTCACGCGCGAGGAAGTCGCGCCGCACACCGCAGCGGAGCTCGTCGCCGGGGCAGCAGCCCGGGCGACCTTCGTCGACCTCGGCGCCGCACGCGGCCGCGAGCCCGACGCCTGGTGGCGGGACGCGGCCCACACCGGCACGAAGATCTTCGCCGACATCGGCTGGGACTCGAGCGAGCGGTGGGACCCGGCCGACCTCGCCCCGCTCGCCGACTGCTTCGCGTTCACGCCCAACGAGTCGGAGGCGATGGCCTACACCCGCACCGACTCCGCACTCGCGGCCGCCCGCGCGCTCGCCGACCTCGTGCCGCTCGTCGTCGTCACGCGCGGCGAGCACGGCGCCGTCGCGATCGATTCCGCGAGCGGCGACGAGGTCGTCGTGCCCGCCGTCCCCGCGCGCGGCACGGATGCCACGGGCGCCGGCGACGTCTTCGGCGCCGCCCTCGTGCTCGGCACCCTGCGCGACTGGGCGCTCCCCGACCGCCTGTCGTTCGCGGCGCTCTGCGCGGCGCTCGCGGTCGAGCAGCCCGGCGGCGCGCTCGCCGCGCCCGGCTGGGGCGACCTCGCCGACTGGCGTTCGCGCGTGCGCGCGGCCGGCGATGCCGAGCTCGCCGCCCGATTCGCCTTCCTCGACGAGGCTCCCGACGAGACATCCGGACGCCGGAGAGCCGAGTTCACCCTGCCGTTCGCCGAATACGGAGCCACAGCAGCCCGGCGATCGTTCCCCGACAAGAGAGGTACATCATGA
- a CDS encoding extracellular solute-binding protein, whose translation MRRNTRLTAAALSGAALVVALTSCAPGTGGDSGGTADSGEISTDISGVGDVTLTVWDQEVRGGQNEQMEQLNEAFMEKYPNVTIERNSQSFDDLATTLRLALTDADAPDVVQANNGRNTMGQFVAAGQLRPLDDYAEAYGWFDRYSPSVLQYSTYSEDATVFGDGDLYGLPQVGEVVGVFYSKSKLEGLGLEVPTDWAGFEAALEAAKAAGETPMQLGNIEQWPALHVFGPVQGDVVDAEVITDLGLGNAGQSWTTPENVEAASTLQGWVEAGYFNEGVNGTDYDAAWQALAGGDGVFLIGGSWLAADLADAMGEDVGFFVPNRADGTPATTGGTGLPFTITSAADNTDVAAAYIDFITSDEAMDVLAETGNLPVNRTAELAPSEGVLADVFTVFDTVTGEGALLPYLDYATPTFADTMGQALQDLLAGQATPEQFTETLEADYSEFVASNE comes from the coding sequence ATGAGACGGAACACCCGACTGACCGCTGCGGCCCTGAGCGGCGCGGCACTCGTCGTCGCCCTCACGAGCTGCGCCCCCGGCACGGGCGGCGACTCCGGCGGCACGGCCGACAGCGGAGAGATCAGCACCGACATCTCCGGCGTCGGCGACGTCACGCTCACCGTCTGGGACCAGGAGGTGCGCGGCGGCCAGAACGAGCAGATGGAGCAGCTCAACGAGGCGTTCATGGAGAAGTACCCGAACGTCACGATCGAGCGGAACTCGCAGTCGTTCGACGACCTCGCGACGACCCTCCGCCTCGCGCTCACCGACGCCGACGCTCCCGACGTCGTGCAGGCCAACAACGGCCGCAACACGATGGGCCAGTTCGTCGCAGCCGGGCAGCTCCGCCCCCTCGACGACTACGCCGAGGCCTACGGATGGTTCGACCGGTACTCGCCGTCGGTGCTGCAGTACTCGACCTACAGCGAGGACGCCACCGTGTTCGGCGACGGCGACCTCTACGGCCTGCCGCAGGTCGGCGAGGTCGTCGGCGTCTTCTACTCCAAGTCGAAGCTCGAGGGCCTCGGCCTCGAGGTGCCGACCGACTGGGCCGGGTTCGAGGCGGCCCTCGAGGCCGCCAAGGCCGCCGGCGAGACGCCGATGCAGCTCGGCAATATCGAGCAGTGGCCGGCGCTGCACGTCTTCGGCCCCGTCCAGGGCGACGTCGTCGACGCCGAGGTGATCACCGACCTCGGGCTCGGCAACGCTGGTCAGAGCTGGACCACGCCCGAGAACGTGGAGGCCGCGTCGACCCTGCAGGGCTGGGTCGAGGCCGGGTACTTCAACGAGGGCGTGAACGGCACCGACTACGACGCGGCCTGGCAGGCGCTCGCCGGCGGCGACGGGGTCTTCCTCATCGGCGGCTCGTGGCTCGCGGCCGACCTCGCCGACGCCATGGGCGAGGACGTCGGCTTCTTCGTGCCGAACCGCGCCGACGGCACTCCGGCCACCACGGGCGGCACCGGGCTGCCGTTCACGATCACCTCGGCGGCCGACAACACCGACGTCGCCGCCGCGTACATCGACTTCATCACGAGTGACGAGGCGATGGACGTGCTGGCCGAGACGGGCAACCTGCCGGTGAACCGCACGGCCGAGCTCGCCCCGAGCGAGGGCGTGCTCGCCGACGTGTTCACGGTCTTCGACACCGTGACGGGTGAGGGCGCGCTGCTGCCCTACCTCGACTACGCGACGCCGACGTTCGCCGACACGATGGGGCAGGCCCTTCAGGACCTGCTTGCGGGGCAGGCGACGCCGGAGCAGTTCACCGAGACCCTCGAGGCCGACTACTCGGAGTTCGTCGCGAGCAATGAGTGA
- a CDS encoding NEW3 domain-containing protein — protein sequence MKRHPAILLTSLLTAAVLAAPAPAVAATTSAPAAADAATKLEVGDPSVAIDTERGKIDIMGIWAHPDDDAGFTTPCGVWNDLYGVRCGIIMATRGEGGSNSVGPEAGPDLGLRRENEDRTSHVRSGTIDIFNLDRVDFFYNTSAALTAQVWDAEETLRRTVRIIRETQPEILVGSTPSLAAGHGNHQYAQGRMIWEAAAAAADPARFPEQLEGLGAVEPWRVKKILAGGMTTGSGGTLAPNCNTGFTPAPTNPFTVVGTWTGYDSPYVWAEGNLAGQQAGSAKTWAQVGREGGRAHPTQARTMQTALVDPTCQRYGVSQSIVPMQPNSAPASANDDAVLYGAVIADPGGMPLGSEFSLSVDEYYQAPGEPFEVTVAARSGAGELDGGTVSLAVPAGWQVTDPVEIGGIGDEDATKATFTVTPAADAPVGVHKLAATFDGAVTAYNDTRIALVAPVEGRFERWGNMAEYEQWTRDHDAYVGGRSGAVAQMGAGETVTVPVEVTNRSAATESGQVALAVPAGFVVDAASKPFDGLAPGDTTTVEFAVTHTDPADPASRTVTFTATTTSGAGTSAENETVYLVPSVVIPQLASAPAVDGAADGVYTGPVIDVGTRWEGAECAADGVDCGDGSVARLGWYDDALYAQIRVTDELASAAATPDRCFGHWLVDSVELLLDPRGNSVDTSTTFKLGMFPFTDDPEGANGNGENGPCWSRDADNHQGFSTGPLADTVEGGLNAEGVEVAVQVARQADGTYAGGGYDVEVKVPLATLPAAVGPTGAVPSGDPARNEVDPAYLGLNVTPYDSDTQDFIGQTRTAWSAFGSQQSEPYRWGHAYLDGYAPPADRSTEPASPIIPDTALQGVESPQTVAQSVTRGGTISGVQPSDALAVTDVKLQQKHLRLSYDAEEAGTVRVFLWTGDTTFIPVWTSSCEGDVYGFEACSPADGQAPPWAPDMSGRLLGSFEQPVGAGKGKLTVPIDAATRAALADDARILVSYAEQAGIESGSGDGVNAWSFPIEAVKPGKG from the coding sequence ATGAAACGACATCCCGCCATCCTGCTCACCTCGCTGCTGACCGCGGCCGTCCTCGCGGCACCTGCGCCCGCCGTCGCCGCGACGACGAGCGCTCCGGCTGCCGCCGATGCCGCCACGAAGCTCGAGGTCGGCGACCCCTCGGTCGCGATCGACACCGAGCGGGGCAAGATCGACATCATGGGCATCTGGGCCCATCCCGACGACGATGCCGGCTTCACCACGCCGTGCGGGGTCTGGAACGACCTCTACGGCGTCCGCTGCGGCATCATCATGGCCACCCGCGGCGAGGGCGGCTCGAACTCGGTGGGCCCCGAGGCCGGCCCCGACCTCGGCCTGCGCCGCGAGAACGAGGACCGCACCTCGCACGTGCGCTCCGGCACGATCGACATCTTCAACCTCGACCGGGTCGACTTCTTCTACAACACCTCCGCCGCGCTGACGGCGCAGGTCTGGGACGCGGAGGAGACGCTGCGCCGGACGGTGCGCATCATCCGCGAGACCCAGCCCGAGATCCTCGTCGGGTCGACGCCTTCGCTCGCCGCCGGACACGGCAACCACCAGTACGCGCAGGGACGCATGATCTGGGAGGCCGCGGCGGCGGCAGCCGACCCCGCGAGGTTCCCCGAGCAGCTCGAGGGCCTCGGGGCGGTCGAGCCGTGGCGGGTGAAGAAGATCCTCGCGGGCGGGATGACGACCGGCAGCGGCGGGACGCTCGCGCCGAACTGCAACACCGGCTTCACGCCCGCGCCCACGAACCCGTTCACCGTGGTCGGCACCTGGACCGGCTACGACTCGCCGTACGTCTGGGCCGAGGGCAACCTCGCCGGCCAGCAGGCGGGCTCCGCCAAGACCTGGGCGCAGGTCGGCCGCGAGGGCGGCCGCGCCCACCCGACCCAGGCGCGCACCATGCAGACGGCGCTCGTCGACCCGACCTGCCAGCGCTACGGGGTCTCGCAGTCGATCGTGCCGATGCAGCCGAACAGCGCACCCGCGTCGGCCAACGACGACGCCGTGCTCTACGGCGCCGTCATCGCCGACCCGGGCGGCATGCCGCTCGGCTCGGAGTTCTCGCTGTCGGTCGACGAGTACTACCAGGCCCCGGGCGAGCCCTTCGAGGTCACCGTCGCGGCCCGCTCGGGGGCGGGCGAGCTCGACGGCGGGACCGTGAGCCTCGCCGTGCCCGCCGGCTGGCAGGTCACCGACCCCGTCGAGATCGGCGGTATCGGCGACGAGGATGCCACGAAGGCGACGTTCACGGTCACGCCTGCGGCCGACGCCCCGGTCGGCGTGCACAAGCTCGCGGCGACGTTCGACGGTGCGGTCACCGCGTACAACGACACCCGCATCGCGCTCGTCGCTCCCGTCGAGGGCCGCTTCGAACGCTGGGGCAACATGGCCGAGTACGAGCAGTGGACCCGAGACCACGACGCCTACGTGGGCGGTCGCTCCGGCGCCGTCGCGCAGATGGGCGCCGGCGAGACCGTGACGGTGCCCGTCGAGGTGACGAACCGCAGCGCCGCGACCGAGTCGGGCCAGGTCGCGCTCGCGGTCCCCGCCGGATTCGTCGTCGACGCCGCCTCGAAGCCGTTCGACGGACTCGCCCCGGGTGACACGACCACGGTGGAGTTCGCGGTCACCCACACCGACCCGGCCGATCCGGCCAGCCGTACGGTGACCTTCACCGCGACGACGACCTCCGGCGCCGGAACGTCCGCCGAGAACGAGACCGTCTACCTCGTGCCCTCGGTGGTCATCCCGCAGCTCGCCTCGGCGCCGGCCGTCGACGGCGCGGCGGATGGGGTCTACACCGGCCCGGTCATCGACGTCGGCACCCGCTGGGAGGGCGCGGAGTGCGCCGCCGACGGCGTCGACTGCGGCGATGGCAGTGTGGCGCGGCTCGGCTGGTACGACGATGCGCTCTACGCGCAGATCCGGGTGACCGACGAGCTCGCGAGCGCGGCGGCGACGCCCGACCGCTGCTTCGGCCACTGGCTCGTCGACTCCGTCGAGCTGCTGCTCGATCCGCGTGGGAACTCGGTCGACACGTCGACGACGTTCAAGCTCGGCATGTTCCCGTTCACCGACGATCCCGAGGGCGCCAACGGCAACGGCGAGAACGGGCCCTGCTGGTCGCGCGACGCCGACAACCACCAGGGGTTCTCGACGGGTCCGCTCGCCGACACGGTCGAGGGCGGGCTCAATGCCGAGGGGGTGGAGGTCGCGGTCCAGGTCGCGCGCCAGGCCGACGGCACGTACGCCGGCGGCGGCTATGACGTCGAAGTCAAGGTGCCGCTCGCGACGCTGCCCGCAGCGGTGGGTCCGACGGGGGCCGTGCCGTCGGGCGACCCGGCGCGCAACGAGGTGGATCCGGCCTACCTGGGGCTGAACGTGACGCCGTACGACTCCGACACGCAGGACTTCATCGGCCAGACCCGCACCGCGTGGTCGGCCTTCGGGAGCCAGCAGTCGGAGCCCTACCGCTGGGGTCACGCCTATCTCGACGGGTACGCGCCGCCGGCCGACCGGTCGACCGAGCCCGCGTCGCCGATCATCCCCGACACCGCTCTGCAAGGTGTCGAGTCGCCGCAGACGGTCGCGCAGTCGGTCACGCGCGGCGGCACGATCTCGGGAGTGCAGCCGTCGGATGCGCTGGCCGTCACCGACGTGAAGCTCCAGCAGAAGCATCTGCGCCTCTCGTACGACGCCGAGGAGGCGGGCACGGTGCGGGTGTTCCTCTGGACGGGCGACACGACGTTCATCCCGGTGTGGACCTCCAGCTGCGAGGGCGACGTGTACGGCTTCGAGGCGTGCTCGCCGGCCGACGGTCAGGCGCCGCCGTGGGCGCCCGACATGAGCGGCCGACTGCTCGGCTCCTTCGAGCAGCCCGTCGGCGCGGGGAAGGGCAAGCTGACCGTGCCGATCGACGCCGCGACGCGCGCCGCGCTCGCCGACGACGCGCGCATCCTCGTTTCGTACGCGGAGCAGGCGGGCATCGAGTCCGGCAGCGGCGACGGCGTCAACGCGTGGAGCTTCCCGATCGAGGCGGTGAAGCCGGGCAAGGGCTGA
- a CDS encoding 6-phospho-beta-glucosidase, with protein MKLTIIGGGGFRVPQVFEAVAADDAPVRIDELVLYDVSASRLDTIGAIVSRLAQERRHAPVITTTTDLEEALTGADFVFSAVRIGGTRGRVLDERTALELGVLGQETVGPGGLAYALRTVPFMTRLAETIRRVAPEAWVINFTNPAGIVTEAMQRVLGDRVVGICDTPIGLMRRAAAAAGSAPGEIAFDYVGLNHLGWLRSLTAGGRELLPGLLESDASLQTIEEARLMGFDWVRAIGALPNEYLYYYYFTREATARIRAAASTRGEFIDRQQSTFYGAPGDDPLATWLTARHEREASYMAESRAEDEERHESDVDGGGYHQVALDLMAALASGRSATMILNVRNNALVPQLPEDAVVEVGCVVDADGVHPWPIAPVTGEMLGLVSQVKSAERLVIGAVHERSRQLAWRAFAAHPLVDSVAVARSLVDRYTQGFPEIGELLARA; from the coding sequence GTGAAGCTCACCATCATCGGCGGCGGCGGGTTCCGCGTGCCCCAGGTGTTCGAGGCGGTCGCCGCCGACGACGCCCCCGTGCGCATCGACGAGCTCGTGCTGTACGACGTGAGCGCGTCGCGCCTCGACACCATCGGCGCGATCGTGTCGCGGCTCGCGCAGGAGCGCCGCCACGCGCCGGTCATCACGACGACCACCGACCTCGAGGAGGCGCTCACCGGCGCCGACTTCGTGTTCAGCGCCGTGCGCATCGGCGGCACGCGCGGGCGCGTCCTCGATGAGCGCACGGCCCTCGAGCTCGGCGTGCTCGGCCAGGAGACGGTGGGCCCCGGCGGCCTCGCCTACGCGCTGCGCACGGTGCCGTTCATGACCCGCCTCGCCGAGACCATCCGCCGCGTCGCCCCCGAAGCGTGGGTGATCAACTTCACGAACCCGGCCGGCATCGTCACCGAGGCGATGCAGCGCGTGCTCGGCGACCGCGTGGTCGGCATCTGCGACACGCCGATCGGGCTCATGCGCCGCGCCGCCGCCGCGGCCGGCAGCGCCCCGGGTGAGATCGCCTTCGACTACGTCGGCCTCAACCACCTGGGCTGGCTTCGTTCGCTGACCGCCGGCGGGCGGGAACTGCTCCCCGGACTGCTGGAATCGGATGCCTCGCTGCAGACCATCGAGGAGGCCCGTCTGATGGGCTTCGACTGGGTGCGCGCGATCGGCGCCCTGCCCAACGAGTACCTCTATTACTACTACTTCACGCGCGAGGCGACCGCCCGCATCCGTGCGGCGGCATCGACGCGCGGCGAGTTCATCGACCGGCAGCAGTCGACGTTCTACGGTGCACCCGGCGACGACCCCCTCGCGACGTGGCTCACGGCCCGTCACGAACGGGAGGCGAGCTACATGGCCGAGAGCCGCGCCGAGGACGAGGAACGACACGAGTCCGACGTCGACGGCGGCGGCTACCACCAGGTGGCGCTCGATCTCATGGCGGCGCTCGCGAGCGGACGCTCCGCGACGATGATCCTCAACGTGCGCAACAACGCGCTGGTGCCGCAGTTGCCGGAGGACGCGGTCGTCGAGGTGGGCTGCGTGGTCGACGCCGACGGCGTGCACCCGTGGCCGATCGCCCCCGTCACGGGCGAGATGCTCGGGCTCGTCTCGCAGGTGAAATCGGCGGAGCGGCTCGTCATCGGTGCCGTGCACGAGCGCTCGCGCCAGCTCGCGTGGCGCGCGTTCGCCGCGCACCCGCTCGTCGACTCGGTCGCGGTCGCCCGGTCGCTGGTCGACCGCTACACGCAAGGGTTCCCCGAGATCGGCGAGCTGCTCGCGCGGGCGTAG